The following proteins are encoded in a genomic region of Corylus avellana chromosome ca4, CavTom2PMs-1.0:
- the LOC132178705 gene encoding DELLA protein GAIP-B-like, with product MKRELDPHLHSLPESSNAAATASSSNIGKAKMRWEDDTQQQDGGVDELLAVLGYQVRSSDMAEVAQKLELLEDLMGNAQGDGLSHLASDTVHYNPSDLSTWLQSMLSELHPPPPNQFDPMVPPAAGARAPPVSLDDSFLGQADSSTITSIDFDPQNSNNNPRRGVFEESSTSDYDLKAIPGKALYSQPQSQSQSQSHSHSHSHSRNSQIESPSSKRLKPSSGSGSNPENYFSGSSCIGGGGLTVPSDSTRPVVLIDSQENGIRLVHALLACAEAVQQNNLNLAEALVKQIGFLAVSQAGAMRKVATYFAEALARRIYRVYPQNPIDHSLSDILQMHFYETCPYLKFAHFTANQAILEAFEGKTRVHVIDFSMNQGIQWPALMQALALRPGGPPAFRLTGIGPPAPDNSDHLQEVGWKLAQLAETINVEFEYRGFVANSLADLDASMLELRPSEVESVAVNSVFELHKLLARPGAIEKVLSVVKQMKPDIVTVVEQEANHNGPVFVDRFTESLHYYSTMFDSLEGSASSNDKVMSEVYLGKQICNVVACEGLDRVERHETTTQWRGRMGSAGFAPVHLGSNAFKQASMLLALFAGGDGYRVEENNGCLMLGWHTRPLIATSAWQLAASSAALVH from the coding sequence ATGAAGAGAGAGCTGGATCCTCATCTCCACTCGCTGCCGGAATCTTCTAACGCGGCGGCGACTGCCAGCTCTAGCAATATTGGCAAAGCCAAGATGCGCTGGGAGGACGATACCCAACAGCAGGACGGTGGCGTGGACGAGCTCTTGGCCGTGTTGGGGTATCAAGTGCGGTCCTCCGACATGGCGGAGGTGGCCCAGAAGCTGGAGCTTCTCGAGGATTTGATGGGTAATGCTCAGGGAGACGGCCTCTCTCATCTTGCGTCTGATACCGTTCATTACAATCCCTCCGATCTGTCCACATGGCTCCAGAGTATGCTCTCCGAGTTACACCCCCCACCTCCCAATCAATTCGATCCCATGGTGCCGCCCGCCGCCGGCGCCCGGGCACCTCCGGTTTCTCTCGACGATTCGTTTTTGGGTCAGGCAGACTCCTCCACCATCACCTCCATCGATTTCGATCCgcaaaatagtaataataatccGAGACGAGGAGTGTTCGAAGAATCCTCTACTTCCGATTATGATCTCAAAGCTATTCCCGGTAAGGCCTTGTATAGTCAACCCCAAAGCCAGAGCCAGAGCCAGAGCCATAGCCATAGTCATAGCCATAGCCGAAACTCTCAGATCGAATCTCCGTCGTCCAAGCGATTGAAACCCTCGTCCGGGTCCGGGTCAAATCCAGAAAATTATTTCTCGGGTTCTTCTTGTATAGGAGGCGGCGGTTTAACTGTTCCCAGCGACTCCACTCGCCCTGTCGTGCTCATCGACTCGCAAGAGAACGGAATTCGGCTCGTCCACGCCCTGTTGGCTTGCGCCGAGGCCGTACAACAGAACAACCTCAACCTCGCTGAGGCCCTGGTCAAGCAGATCGGATTCTTGGCCGTGTCCCAAGCCGGCGCTATGAGAAAGGTCGCCACGTACTTCGCGGAGGCCCTGGCTCGCCGAATCTACAGGGTGTACCCTCAGAACCCTATAGACCACTCGCTCTCCGATATCCTCCAGATGCACTTCTACGAAACATGTCCGTACCTCAAATTCGCCCATTTCACGGCCAACCAGGCCATCCTCGAAGCCTTCGAGGGCAAGACGCGCGTCCACGTTATCGATTTTTCCATGAACCAAGGCATTCAGTGGCCGGCTCTCATGCAAGCCCTGGCTCTCCGCCCCGGTGGCCCGCCTGCTTTCCGCCTGACCGGTATTGGGCCTCCCGCCCCGGATAATTCGGACCATCTCCAGGAAGTAGGCTGGAAGCTGGCCCAGCTGGCGGAGACCATCAACGTGGAGTTCGAGTACAGAGGGTTCGTCGCCAACAGTCTGGCCGATCTCGACGCCTCGATGCTTGAGCTGAGGCCGAGCGAGGTGGAGTCGGTTGCGGTGAACTCTGTGTTCGAGTTGCACAAGCTGTTGGCTCGGCCCGGAGCGATCGAGAAAGTGTTGTCGGTGGTTAAGCAGATGAAACCGGATATCGTGACGGTGGTGGAACAGGAGGCGAATCACAACGGTCCGGTTTTCGTTGACCGATTCACGGAGTCGTTGCACTACTACTCCACCATGTTCGACTCGCTCGAGGGTTCGGCGAGCAGCAACGACAAGGTGATGTCGGAGGTGTACCTGGGGAAGCAGATATGCAACGTAGTGGCGTGCGAGGGGTTGGACCGCGTGGAGCGGCACGAAACGACGACGCAGTGGCGTGGTCGGATGGGTTCGGCCGGGTTCGCGCCGGTTCACCTGGGTTCGAACGCGTTCAAGCAGGCGAGCATGTTGCTGGCCTTGTTCGCCGGCGGGGATGGTTACAGAGTGGAAGAGAACAATGGGTGTCTGATGCTGGGCTGGCACACTCGCCCGCTTATCGCCACCTCCGCATGGCAACTCGCCGCCTCCAGCGCCGCTTTGGTACACTGA
- the LOC132178536 gene encoding uncharacterized protein At4g22758-like: protein MLLYKPKKNQNAKGNRLLISITVLGSAGPIRFVVNEHELVAAVIDTALKSYAREGRLPVLGSNLNDFFLYCPSAGPDALSPWDTIGSQGARNFMLCKKPQPVKLAAAADDDDDGRSSPTMARKGNGSWRAWLNKSLNLKISSH, encoded by the exons ATGTTGCTGTACAAGCCGAAGAAGAATCAGAACGCCAAGGGCAACAGGCTCTTGATTAGCATTACTGTGCTGGGGAGCGCCGGCCCGATCCGCTTCGTTGTCAATGAGCACGAGCTTGTCGCCGCCGTGATCGACACCGCTCTCAAATCCTATGCGCGTGAGGGTCGCCTTCCGGTTCTCGGGTCGAATCTCAATGATTTCTTCCTCTACTGCCCCAGTGCTGGGCCTGATG CTTTGAGTCCATGGGACACAATCGGATCTCAAGGAGCTCGGAATTTCATGCTGTGCAAGAAGCCCCAGCCAGTGAAATtggctgctgctgctgatgatgatgatgatggaagATCGTCTCCCACAATGGCTCGTAAGGGGAATGGGAGTTGGAGGGCATGGCTCAACAAGTCCCTCAATCTCAAGATTTCTTCCCATTAA